The Pogona vitticeps strain Pit_001003342236 chromosome 3, PviZW2.1, whole genome shotgun sequence genome includes a window with the following:
- the SLC10A2 gene encoding ileal sodium/bile acid cotransporter: protein MQENHSEALGISTSEFLTARQGFNLSYCPENATVCNGTSCLVPTDDEFNQILNTVLSTVLTIMLALVMFSMGCNVELKKFLGHIRRPWGIIVGFLCQFGIMPLTGFVLSYAFGILPIQAIVVIIMGCCPGGTSSNILAYWVDGDMDLSISMTTCSTLLALGMMPLCLLIYTKIWTDYNSILIPYDSIGISLVALVVPVSFGIFFKHRWPTKAKIILKVGSISGAVLIVIIAVVGGILYKGSWTITPNLWIIGTIFPAAGYSLGFLLARIAGQPWHRCRTVALETGMQNSQLCTTIVQLSFSPEQLELMFTFPLIYSIFQLGFAGIILGVYQVHKKYFADRNKDFAQTENEPESMSASKFSTMNGGFASEEGTPSPVSVHPNGRL from the exons ATGCAAGAGAACCATTCAGAAGCACTGGGTATTTCGACCTCTGAGTTTTTGACAGCACGGCAAGGTTTCAATCTGTCATACTGTCCTGAAAATGCCACTGTCTGCAATGGCACATCATGTTTGGTTCCTACTGATGACGAGTTTAACCAAATTTTGAACACAGTTTTGAGTACTGTCCTAACAATCATGTTGGCACTGGTGATGTTCTCCATGGGCTGCAATGTGGAGCTTAAGAAATTTTTAGGACACATCAGAAGGCCATGGGGCATAATTGTGGGTTTTCTTTGCCAGTTTGGAATTATGCCTCTCACCGGTTTTGTGCTGTCGTATGCTTTTGGTATCCTTCCAATACAAGCTATTGTGGTGATCATCATGGGATGCTGTCCTGGAGGAACGTCTTCCAATATTTTAGCCTACTGGGTGGATGGCGACATGGACCTAAG CATCAGTATGACAACATGTTCAACCTTGTTGGCCTTGGGAATGATGCCACTTTGTCTCTTGATTTATACCAAAATCTGGACAGACTACAATTCCATTTTAATCCCCTATGATAGCATTG GCATTTCGCTGGTTGCACTTGTTGTTCCTGTTTCATTTGGGATATTTTTCAAGCACCGGTGGCCCACAAAAGCTAAAATCATATTGAAG GTTGGTTCCATTAGTGGCGCAGTTCTCATAGTGATCATCGCTGTGGTCGGTGGGATATTGTACAAAGGTTCCTGGACTATCACACCTAACCTCTGGATTATTGGCACCATCTTTCCAGCTGCTGGTTATTCACTAGGCTTTCTTCTGGCTCGTATAGCAGGCCAGCCCTGGCACAG ATGCCGCACAGTGGCTTTGGAAACAGGGATGCAGAACAGTCAGCTTTGTACAACCATTGTGCAGCTCTCCTTCAGCCCTGAGCAGCTGGAGCTGATGTTTACATTCCCACTCATCTACAGTATTTTCCAGCTGGGGTTTGCAGGAATCATTTTGGGAG TCTATCAGGTGCACAAAAAGTATTTTGCTGATCGAAATAAAGACTTCGCACAGACAGAAAATGAACCTGAGTCCATGTCGGcctcaaaattctcaacaatgAATGGAGGATTTGCGTCAGAAGAAGGGACCCCATCCCCTGTGTCAGTGCATCCTAATGGAAGATTATAA